GAAAAATAAAGATTTTTTAGGAAGTAAGAGTGCCTGTTATGGTCCTGAAGAAAAAGATATTGAAGATGTAAAAAAAATCTGTAAACTCCTTGATATACCTTTATATGTCGTTGATTTAAAAAAGGAATACAGTGAAATTGTTTTGAAATACTTTGTAGAGGAATATCTTGAAGGTAAAACACCCAATCCCTGTGTTATATGTAATAGATTTTTAAAGTTTGATATTTTATTGAAAAAGGCATTTTCTCTCGGTATAAATTTTGATTATTTTTCAACAGGTCATTATGCAAGAGTAGAGTATGATGAAAAAAGAAAAAAATATATTCTTAAAAAGGGTATTGATGAAGAAAAAGACCAGAGTTATTTTTTATTTTTACTTACACAAAAACAACTGGAAAGAATTATTTTTCCTCTTGGTTATTATACTAAAAAACAGGTAAGGGAAATAGCAAAAAAGAATAATTTTCATTTATCAGATAAAGAAGAAAGTCAGGATTTTTTATGTGGAGACAGGTTTTTTCTTTTTAGCGATAAAAAAAACGAAGGATTGATAGTTGATAAGGATGGTAATATTCTTGGAAAACATAAGGGTATTTTTAATTATACAATAGGACAGAGAAAGGGACTTGGAATTGCAAAAGGAAAACCATTATATGTAATCGGGATAAATGAAAAAGAAAATAAAATTATTGTTGGAGAAGAAAAGGACTTATATAAAAAAAAATTAATTTCAGAAAGAGTTAACTTTATTTCTATTGATAAACTTGATAAAGAAAAAGAAGCAGAGGCAAAAATAAGATACAAACATATTCCTGCAAAATGTATTATAAAACCAGTAGAAGAGAATAAAGTTGAGGTTATTTTTGAAAAAGGACAAAGGGCACCAACTCCCGGA
This sequence is a window from bacterium. Protein-coding genes within it:
- the mnmA gene encoding tRNA 2-thiouridine(34) synthase MnmA → MEKIKVIVGLSGGVDSSVSALLLKERGYEVYGVFMKIFDEKNKDFLGSKSACYGPEEKDIEDVKKICKLLDIPLYVVDLKKEYSEIVLKYFVEEYLEGKTPNPCVICNRFLKFDILLKKAFSLGINFDYFSTGHYARVEYDEKRKKYILKKGIDEEKDQSYFLFLLTQKQLERIIFPLGYYTKKQVREIAKKNNFHLSDKEESQDFLCGDRFFLFSDKKNEGLIVDKDGNILGKHKGIFNYTIGQRKGLGIAKGKPLYVIGINEKENKIIVGEEKDLYKKKLISERVNFISIDKLDKEKEAEAKIRYKHIPAKCIIKPVEENKVEVIFEKGQRAPTPGQAVVFYENDEVIGGGFISKTF